A part of Canis lupus familiaris isolate Mischka breed German Shepherd chromosome 4, alternate assembly UU_Cfam_GSD_1.0, whole genome shotgun sequence genomic DNA contains:
- the DUSP29 gene encoding dual specificity phosphatase 29 isoform X1 encodes MPRVSSQTGQPTRSASADLTLKIGSWMPVEVAGCVAATRPTDQHLLPRPGPSTHRKERKPLGSKMTSREPKTSLPNAYPPAKRLLPRGEEEVEADDYCTPGAFELERLFWKGSPQYTHVNEVWPQLYIGDEATALDRYGLQKAGFTHVLNAAHGRWNVDTGPDYYRDMAIEYHGVEADDVPTFDLSVFFYPAAAFIDAALSRDHSKILVHCVMGRSRSATLVLAYLMIHKNMTLVDAIQQVAKNRCVLPNRGFLKQLRELDKQLVQQRRQAEHSDNSEKADEEP; translated from the exons ATGCCACGGGTCTCTTCCCAGACTGGGCAGCCCACAAGGTCAGCGTCAGCAGATCTGACCCTAAAAATAGGCTCTTGGATGCCAGTGGAGGTGGCCGGGTGTGTGGCTGCCACACGCCCCACAGACCAGCACCTCCTGCCCCGGCCAGGCCCCAGCACACACAG aaaggaaagaaaacccctCGGCTCCAAAATGACATCCAGAGAACCGAAGACAAGCCTCCCAAATGCCTACCCACCTGCCAAGAGGCTGTTGccaaggggggaggaggaggtagaAGCAGATGACTACTGTACCCCCGGAGCCTTCGAGCTGGAGCGTCTCTTCTGGAAGGGCAGTCCTCAGTATACCCACGTCAATGAGGTGTGGCCCCAGCTCTACATCGGTGATGA GGCGACCGCACTGGACCGCTACGGGCTGCAGAAGGCGGGCTTCACGCACGTGCTCAACGCCGCCCACGGCCGCTGGAACGTGGACACTGGGCCCGACTACTACCGGGACATGGCCATCGAATACCACGGCGTGGAGGCCGACGACGTGCCCACCTTCGACCTCAGCGTCTTCTTCTACCCGGCGGCCGCCTTCATCGACGCCGCGCTCAGCCGCGACCACA GTAAGATCCTGGTTCACTGTGTCATGGGCCGCAGCCGGTCAGCGACCTTGGTCCTGGCCTACCTGATGATTCACAAGAACATGACCCTGGTGGATGCCATTCAACAAGTGGCCAAGAACCGCTGTGTCCTACCCAACCGGGGCTTTCTGAAGCAGCTCCGGGAACTGGACAAGCAGCTGGTGCAACAGAGGCGACAGGCCGAGCACAGTGACAACAGTGAGAAGGCTGATGAGGAGCCGTAG
- the DUSP29 gene encoding dual specificity phosphatase 29 isoform X3 codes for MTSREPKTSLPNAYPPAKRLLPRGEEEVEADDYCTPGAFELERLFWKGSPQYTHVNEVWPQLYIGDEATALDRYGLQKAGFTHVLNAAHGRWNVDTGPDYYRDMAIEYHGVEADDVPTFDLSVFFYPAAAFIDAALSRDHSKILVHCVMGRSRSATLVLAYLMIHKNMTLVDAIQQVAKNRCVLPNRGFLKQLRELDKQLVQQRRQAEHSDNSEKADEEP; via the exons ATGACATCCAGAGAACCGAAGACAAGCCTCCCAAATGCCTACCCACCTGCCAAGAGGCTGTTGccaaggggggaggaggaggtagaAGCAGATGACTACTGTACCCCCGGAGCCTTCGAGCTGGAGCGTCTCTTCTGGAAGGGCAGTCCTCAGTATACCCACGTCAATGAGGTGTGGCCCCAGCTCTACATCGGTGATGA GGCGACCGCACTGGACCGCTACGGGCTGCAGAAGGCGGGCTTCACGCACGTGCTCAACGCCGCCCACGGCCGCTGGAACGTGGACACTGGGCCCGACTACTACCGGGACATGGCCATCGAATACCACGGCGTGGAGGCCGACGACGTGCCCACCTTCGACCTCAGCGTCTTCTTCTACCCGGCGGCCGCCTTCATCGACGCCGCGCTCAGCCGCGACCACA GTAAGATCCTGGTTCACTGTGTCATGGGCCGCAGCCGGTCAGCGACCTTGGTCCTGGCCTACCTGATGATTCACAAGAACATGACCCTGGTGGATGCCATTCAACAAGTGGCCAAGAACCGCTGTGTCCTACCCAACCGGGGCTTTCTGAAGCAGCTCCGGGAACTGGACAAGCAGCTGGTGCAACAGAGGCGACAGGCCGAGCACAGTGACAACAGTGAGAAGGCTGATGAGGAGCCGTAG
- the DUSP29 gene encoding dual specificity phosphatase 29 isoform X2, whose protein sequence is MPRVSSQTGQPTRSASADLTLKIGSWMPVEVAGCVAATRPTDQHLLPRPGPSTHRKERKPLGSKMTSREPKTSLPNAYPPAKRLLPRGEEEVEADDYCTPGAFELERLFWKGSPQYTHVNEVWPQLYIGDEATALDRYGLQKAGFTHVLNAAHGRWNVDTGPDYYRDMAIEYHGVEADDVPTFDLSVFFYPAAAFIDAALSRDHSSSAILEQQDRLDGLKAGTAAQTLIVPGPRPD, encoded by the exons ATGCCACGGGTCTCTTCCCAGACTGGGCAGCCCACAAGGTCAGCGTCAGCAGATCTGACCCTAAAAATAGGCTCTTGGATGCCAGTGGAGGTGGCCGGGTGTGTGGCTGCCACACGCCCCACAGACCAGCACCTCCTGCCCCGGCCAGGCCCCAGCACACACAG aaaggaaagaaaacccctCGGCTCCAAAATGACATCCAGAGAACCGAAGACAAGCCTCCCAAATGCCTACCCACCTGCCAAGAGGCTGTTGccaaggggggaggaggaggtagaAGCAGATGACTACTGTACCCCCGGAGCCTTCGAGCTGGAGCGTCTCTTCTGGAAGGGCAGTCCTCAGTATACCCACGTCAATGAGGTGTGGCCCCAGCTCTACATCGGTGATGA GGCGACCGCACTGGACCGCTACGGGCTGCAGAAGGCGGGCTTCACGCACGTGCTCAACGCCGCCCACGGCCGCTGGAACGTGGACACTGGGCCCGACTACTACCGGGACATGGCCATCGAATACCACGGCGTGGAGGCCGACGACGTGCCCACCTTCGACCTCAGCGTCTTCTTCTACCCGGCGGCCGCCTTCATCGACGCCGCGCTCAGCCGCGACCACA GCTCATCAGCGATCCTCGAACAGCAGGACCGTCTGGATGGCCTCAAAGCTGGGACTGCAGCCCAGACGCTAATTGTGCCTGGGCCCAGACCTGACTAA